A single region of the Oncorhynchus kisutch isolate 150728-3 linkage group LG30, Okis_V2, whole genome shotgun sequence genome encodes:
- the zte38 gene encoding zebrafish testis-expressed 38 isoform X2, which translates to MATGKMCSRPKKQETAEWTSLFQNELKTEEKSLVFVKRMMALAVSSITYLRGIFPEDAYRSRYLEDLCIKVLREDCTTPGVCKIVKWLMGCFDALERGYLQVVFIGVCTNPDNPNCIIESYQFKFTYTDKGPQMDILRNQNVEMQITMEDTKKASVLLIRKLFLLMQNLDVLPNDVCLTMKLYYFDDITPADYEPPGFKEGVNDNLWFEGMAVHFRVGEVHTPFHALKVRVAAEQGRVEKLQEENYLKESQVSTAMQRTLPGLAPTGAQDPDNERYKEDDFPSEDESAQFKKPKKPVAKSKGAANKLAKKKGRKEQ; encoded by the exons ATGGCAACTGGAAAGATGTGTAGTAGGCCAAAaaaacaggagacagcagag TGGACCAGCTTATTTCAAAACGAACTGAAAACTGAAGAAAAGTCCCTGGTCTTTGTGAAGCGAATGATGGCCCTCGCCGTTTCTTCCATCACATATCTCAGAGGAATATTCCCAGAGGACGCCTACAGATCTCGATATCTAGAAG ATTTATGCATCAAAGTTTTACGAGAAGACTGCACAACACCTGGTGTCTGCAAAATTGTAAAGTG GCTGATGGGGTGCTTCGACGCATTAGAGAGAGGATAT CTTCAGGTTGTGTTCATTGGG GTCTGCACCAATCCAGATAATCCCAAC TGCATCATCGAGTCATACCAGTTCAAGTTCACATACACAGACAAAGGACCACAGATGGACATTCTGAG AAACCAGAATGTCGAGATGCAGATCACGATGGAGGATACCAAGAAGGCCTCTGTCCTCTTGATCAGGAAGCTGTTTCTCCTCATGCAGAACTTGGACGTGCTCCCCAATGATGTCTGCCTCACCATGAAGCTCTACTACTTTGACGACA tcACCCCTGCTGACTATGAGCCTCCAGGTTTCAAGGAGGGGGTGAACGACAACCTGTGGTTCGAGGGCATGGCGGTGCACTTCAGAGTGGGTGAGGTACACACCCCTTTCCACGCCCTGAAGGTGAGGGTGGCGGCGGAGCAGGGCCGTGTGGAGAAGCTGCAAGAGGAGAACTACCTGAAGGAGAGTCAGGTCTCCACGGCTATGCAGAGGACTCTGCCAGGGCTGGCGCCAACCGGTGCACAG GATCCTGACAATGAGAGATACAAAGAAGATGACTTTCCCTCTGAAGATG AGTCTGCACAGTTCAAGAAACCCAAGAAACCTGTGGCAAAG AGTAAAGGTGCTGCCAATAAACTGGCAAAGAAAAAAGGAAGAAAAGAGCAATAA
- the aldh9a1b gene encoding 4-trimethylaminobutyraldehyde dehydrogenase B produces the protein MLQKLVLFRFLRPAAILSAALRCASSGTVDVKVPLNFWCGDRVKIKDVSTTEPVYEPATGRVLCELELCGSLEVNQAVQAAQSAYQAWSRMSGMERAHIMIEAARIIENRREDIAEIEVVNNGKSITEARMDVDSARLCIEYYAGVASTLAGQHIQLPGGSFAYTRREPLGVCVGIGAWNYPFQIAAWKSAPALACGNSMVFKPSPVTPVTAVMLAEIYAKAGTPEGLFNIVQGGQETGSLLCHHPDVAKVSFTGSVPTGKKIMEMCSKGVKQVTLELGGKSPLLIFEDSDLGNAVKGALMANFLSQGQVCSNGTRVFVQRQMLPEFLEEVVRRTKDIEIGDPLLESTRMGALVSRPHLDRVLGYVEQARKEGAKVLCGGEPFVPLDPKLRGGYYMTPCVLGDCTDDMTCVKEEIFGPVMSVLSFETEEEALLRANNSALGLAAGVFTSDVKRAHRVVEHLKAGSCFINNYNITPVEVPFGGFKMSGIGRENGQVTVEHYTQMKTVFVEMGDVDSLF, from the exons ATGCTTCAAAAGCTTGTTTTGTTCCGGTTTCTCCGACCTGCTGCTATACTCTCTGCAGCTCTACGTTGTGCCTCATCGGGGACCGTGGACGTCAAAGTCCCGCTGAACTTCTGGTGCGGAGACAGAGTGAAGATCAAGGATGTGTCAACCACTGAGCCTGTTTACGAACCTGCAACGG GTCGGGTCCTGTGTGAGCTAGAGCTCTGTGGGTCTCTGGAGGTGAACCAGGCAGTGCAGGCAGCCCAGTCTGCCTACCAGGCCTGGAGCCGGATGTCAGGGATGGAGAGGGCACACATCATGATAGAAGCTGCCCGTATCATtgag aacaggagagaagACATTGCGGAGATCGAGGTGGTGAACAACGGGAAGTCCATCACAGAAGCCCGAATGGACGTGGACTCTGCCAGACTGTGTATAGAGTATTACGCTGGAGTGGCCAGCACTCTGGCAG GCCAGCATATCCAGCTACCTGGAGGCTCCTTTGCCTACACACGGCGGGAGCCTCTGGGCGTCTGTGTGGGGATCGGTGCATGGAACTACCCCTTTCAGATAGCAGCCTGGAAGTCGGCCCCAGCCCTGGCCTGTG GCAACTCCATGGTGTTCAAGCCTTCACCTGTGACTCCAGTGACGGCGGTGATGCTGGCGGAGATTTATGCCAAGGCCGGGACCCCAGAGGGGCTGTTCAACATAGTTCAGGGTGGGCAGGAGACAGGCAGCCTGCTCTGCCACCACCCGGACGTGGCTAAGGTCTCCTTCACCGGCAGTGTGCCCACAGGCAAGAAG ATTATGGAGATGTGCTCCAAGGGGGTAAAGCAAGTGACTCTGGAACTTGGTGGGAAGTCTCCTCTGCTCATCTTTGAGGACAGTGACCTGGGGAACGCAGTGAAGGGGGCTCTCATGGCCAACTTCCTATCCCAGGGCCAG GTTTGCAGCAATGGGACCCGGGTGTTTGTTCAGAGGCAGATGTTGCCTGAGTTCCTGGAGGAGGTTGTGAGGAGGACCAAGGACATTGAGATAGGGGACCCACTACTGGAGAGCACTCGTATGGGAGCACTGGTCAGCCGGCCACACCTTGACAGAGTCCTGGGCTACGTCGAACAGGCCAGGAAAGAG GGTGCCAAGGTGTTGTGTGGAGGGGAACCCTTCGTTCCTTTAGATCCCAAACTCAGAGGTGGATACTACATGACACCATGTGTATTGG GCGACTGCACGGACGACATGACATGTGTGAAGGAGGAGATCTTTGGGCCTGTGATGTCTGTGTTGTCCTTTGAAACAGAGGAGGAAGCTTTGCTGAGGGCCAACAACTCCGCCCTGGGCCTGGCTGCGGGGGTCTTCACCAG TGACGTCAAGCGAGCACACCGTGTAGTGGAACACCTGAAGGCTGGATCCTGCTTCATCAACAACTATAACATCACCCCTGTGGAGGTGCCCTTCGGAGGGTTCAAGATGTCAG GCATCGGGAGAGAGAACGGTCAGGTGACTGTAGAGCACTACACACAAATGAAGACTGTGTTTGTGGAGATGGGGGACGTTGACAGTCTCTTTTAA
- the zte38 gene encoding zebrafish testis-expressed 38 isoform X1 — translation MATGKMCSRPKKQETAEWTSLFQNELKTEEKSLVFVKRMMALAVSSITYLRGIFPEDAYRSRYLEDLCIKVLREDCTTPGVCKIVKWLMGCFDALERGYLQVVFIGVCTNPDNPNCIIESYQFKFTYTDKGPQMDILRNQNVEMQITMEDTKKASVLLIRKLFLLMQNLDVLPNDVCLTMKLYYFDDITPADYEPPGFKEGVNDNLWFEGMAVHFRVGEVHTPFHALKVRVAAEQGRVEKLQEENYLKESQVSTAMQRTLPGLAPTGAQDPDNERYKEDDFPSEDESAQFKKPKKPVAKVSEFVGSWLVVVNNGLRVVFLEEEKMELHEQQLNGVKTIFFQTE, via the exons ATGGCAACTGGAAAGATGTGTAGTAGGCCAAAaaaacaggagacagcagag TGGACCAGCTTATTTCAAAACGAACTGAAAACTGAAGAAAAGTCCCTGGTCTTTGTGAAGCGAATGATGGCCCTCGCCGTTTCTTCCATCACATATCTCAGAGGAATATTCCCAGAGGACGCCTACAGATCTCGATATCTAGAAG ATTTATGCATCAAAGTTTTACGAGAAGACTGCACAACACCTGGTGTCTGCAAAATTGTAAAGTG GCTGATGGGGTGCTTCGACGCATTAGAGAGAGGATAT CTTCAGGTTGTGTTCATTGGG GTCTGCACCAATCCAGATAATCCCAAC TGCATCATCGAGTCATACCAGTTCAAGTTCACATACACAGACAAAGGACCACAGATGGACATTCTGAG AAACCAGAATGTCGAGATGCAGATCACGATGGAGGATACCAAGAAGGCCTCTGTCCTCTTGATCAGGAAGCTGTTTCTCCTCATGCAGAACTTGGACGTGCTCCCCAATGATGTCTGCCTCACCATGAAGCTCTACTACTTTGACGACA tcACCCCTGCTGACTATGAGCCTCCAGGTTTCAAGGAGGGGGTGAACGACAACCTGTGGTTCGAGGGCATGGCGGTGCACTTCAGAGTGGGTGAGGTACACACCCCTTTCCACGCCCTGAAGGTGAGGGTGGCGGCGGAGCAGGGCCGTGTGGAGAAGCTGCAAGAGGAGAACTACCTGAAGGAGAGTCAGGTCTCCACGGCTATGCAGAGGACTCTGCCAGGGCTGGCGCCAACCGGTGCACAG GATCCTGACAATGAGAGATACAAAGAAGATGACTTTCCCTCTGAAGATG AGTCTGCACAGTTCAAGAAACCCAAGAAACCTGTGGCAAAGGTAAGTGAGTTTGTGGGCAGTTGGTTGGTTGTGGTCAACAATGGTTTGCGTGTTGTGTTTTTGGAGGAAGAGAAGATGGAGCTACATGAGCAACAGCTCAATGGTGTAAAAACTATATTCTTTCAAACAGAGTAA